The DNA segment AGCGGCGTCCACCCGGCCGACCTGGGCGCCCATGTCCTGCGCGCCCTCGTGGAGCGGGCCGGCGTCGACCCGGCCGCCGTCGAGGACGTCGTGTTCGGTTGTCTGGACGCGGTGGGCCCCCAGGCCGGGGACATCGCCCGCACCAGCTGGCTGGCCGCCGGACTGCCCGAGGAGGTGCCGGGTGTGACCGTGGACCGGCAGTGCGGCTCCTCGCAGCAGGCCGTGCACTTCGCCGCACAGGCCGTGCTCTCCGGCACCCAGGACCTGGTGGTCGCGGGCGGTGTGCAGAACATGTCCCAGATCCCCATCGCCTTCGCCTCCCGCCGGGCCGCCGACCCGCTCGGCCTGACCGAGGGCCCCTTCCTCGGCAGCACCGGCTGGCGCGCCCGCTACGGCAACAGACCCGTCAACCAGTTCGCCGGCGCCGAGGCCATCGCCGCCCAGTGGCGCATCGGCCGCGCCGAGCAGGAGGAGTTCGCCCTGCGCTCGCACCGCCGGGCGGTGTGGGCCATCGACACCGGCCGCTTCGAGCGCGAGACCGTCCCCTACGGTCCGGTCGCCGTGGACGAGGGCCCGCGCCGTGACACCTCCCTGGAGAAGATGGCCGCCCTGAAGCCGGTCCTCGACGGCGGCACCATCAGCGCCGCCTGCTCCTCCCAGACCTCCGACGGCGCCGCCGCGCTCCTCCTCGCCTCCGAACGCGCGGTACGCGACCACGGACTGCGTCCCCGCGCCCGTGTCCACCACCTCTCCGCGCGCGGCGAGGACCCCATCCGCATGCTCTCCGCCCCCATCCCGGCCACCGCGCACGCCCTGAAGAAGACCGGCCTGACCATCGACGCCCTCGACCTCGTGGAGATCAACGAGGCGTTCGCCCCGGTCGTCCTCGCCTGGCTGAAGGAGACCGGCGCCGACCCCGAGAAGGTCAATGTCAACGGCGGCGCGATCGCCCTCGGCCACCCCCTCGGCTCGACCGGCGCCCGCCTGATGACCACCCTGCTCCACGAACTGGAGCGCACCGGCGGCCGCTACGGCCTCCAGACCATGTGCGAGGGCGGCGGCCAGGCCAACGTGACGATCATCGAACGCCTCTGAGCGCGAGCCGCCCCTCTCTTCCGGGCCCGGGACCCGTCAGCCCCGGGTCCGCCGGGCTCCCGGGTTCGCCGGTCTCCCGTCCACGCCGGCCCCATCGGCCCCCGCGCCCCCCGCCCTCTCCGTCAACCCTTCCAGCCGCTCCAGTACTTCCTCCGCCTCCTTCACGATCCGCTCCACCAGTTCCGCGCACGAGGGCAGGTCCTCGATCAGCCCGGTGACCTGCCCGGCGGCCATCACCCCCAGGTCCGTACGGCCGTCCACCATCGCCGACTTGAGCAGCACCGGTGTGTTCGCCGCGAGCAGGAGCTGACCCCAGGCCAACTCCTTGCCGTGCCGCAGGGCGAGACCGTCGCGGACCAGCTGCCGCCAGGTCAGCCCCGACAGCCGCCGGAATCCGGCCGCCCGCCGCACCGCGTGCCCGAGGGTCCGTATGCGGCCGGAGCGTTCGAGCGCCGTCACCAGGTCCGTGCGCAGCATGCGGTGCGGCAGGCCGTCCACCGCGCGGGTCACGGTGACGTCCCGGACCGTGGCCGCCAGATATCTGGCCTTCACCGGATCCGGCACCGTCGAGTCCGAGGTGAGCAGGAACCGGGTGCCCATCGCCACCCCCGCCGCCCCGTACGCCAGCGCCGCCACCAGGCCCCGCCCGTCGAAGAACCCGCCCGCCGCGACCACCGGTATCCGCACCGCGTCGACCACCTGCGGCAGCAGCACGCTCGTGGCCACCTCGCCGGTGTGGCCGCCGCCCTCGCCGCCCTGCACGATCACCGCGTCCGCGCCCCACGCGGCGACCTTCTCCGCGTGCCGTCGCGCCCCGACGGACGGGATCACCACCACCCCCGCCTCCTTGAGCCGGTCGATCAGCTCGCGGGAGGGAGCCAGCGCGAAGGAGGCCACCCGCACGCCCTCCGCCAGCAGGATCTCCACCCGCTCGGCCGCATCCCCGGCGTCCGCGCGCAGGTTCACCCCGAACGGCGCCCCCGTGCGCGACCGCACCTCCCGTATCGCCGCCCGCAGCTGAGCGGGTGTCATCGTGGCCGAGCCCAGGATGCCCAGCGCGCCCGCGTTCGCCGCCGCCGACACCAGCCGGGGTCCGGCCACCCAGCCCATCCCGGTCTGCACCACCGGATGACGGACGCCGGTCAGCCGGGTGAGCGCGGTCTCCATCAGCCCCGCACCCCCTCGGGCACCGCGCGCTCACGGGCCCCGTCCGGGTCCAGCACCTCGCGGATCAGCCGCAGTTCGTCCGGCGCGGGCTCCCGGGTGAAGGGGACCTCGTCCGGCATCACGAGCTCGAACCCCGTCGCCTCCCGCACCTCGGCCACGCTCACCCCCGGATGCAGCGAGGCCAGCCGCATCGCGTGGTCCGGCGCCGGGAAGTCCAGGACCCCGAGGTCGGAGACGACCCGCCCGAGGTGATGGAAGCGGGCCGTCCGGCCGAGCGCGGCCGCCCGGTCGTACCCCACCCCGCACACCATGTCCACCCGCTCCACGAACACCCGCCGCGAGTGCCGGGGGACCCAGTAACTCGTCGGGTTGTTCAGCGTGTTGAGCGACGCACCGCGCACCCCGAGCAGCTGGCGGCGGGGGCGGGCCCAGTCGCCGACGCAGGAGATGTTCTGGTTGCCGTACCGGTCGATCTGGCTCGCGCCCATCATCACGTGCCGGCGGCCGCCCGCCACCAGCGTCAGATGCTCCCGGAAGGTCAGCCGGCCCTCCGGGGTGCCGTCCGGGCGGACCAGCAGGGCCTCCCCGTCGGTCAGCAGCAGGTCCGGCGCGAAGGTGAGCCGGGCCAGCCGGGCGCCCAGCGAGGGGATCAGCCCCATCGGGCTCGCCAGTATCTCCCCGGCCCCGCGCCACGCCTCGGCGCAGGCGATCACGCAGTACTCGGCCCGGGTCGCCCTCATCGCCCCTCCTCCGCACGCCACTCGGCCACCGCCGCCCGGTAACCGCCCTCGTCGGTGCCGAGGAACCGCCCGGCGAACTCCGGCCACGGCGTCCTCGCGTACAGCCGCTGGAACTCCTCGTCCCGCGCGTAGTCCGGCGCACAGGACGTGAAATGCGCGCCGTTCGGCGCCTCCACCACGCCCGTCACCGTCAGGCGCCGCAGCAGCAGCGACTCCGCCGGCGCCTCCTTGGTCAGCTCGGCGGTGTCCACGATCCGC comes from the Streptomyces sp. SUK 48 genome and includes:
- a CDS encoding CoA-transferase, translated to MRATRAEYCVIACAEAWRGAGEILASPMGLIPSLGARLARLTFAPDLLLTDGEALLVRPDGTPEGRLTFREHLTLVAGGRRHVMMGASQIDRYGNQNISCVGDWARPRRQLLGVRGASLNTLNNPTSYWVPRHSRRVFVERVDMVCGVGYDRAAALGRTARFHHLGRVVSDLGVLDFPAPDHAMRLASLHPGVSVAEVREATGFELVMPDEVPFTREPAPDELRLIREVLDPDGARERAVPEGVRG
- a CDS encoding acetyl-CoA C-acetyltransferase — translated: MAEAYIVEAVRTPVGRRGGGLSGVHPADLGAHVLRALVERAGVDPAAVEDVVFGCLDAVGPQAGDIARTSWLAAGLPEEVPGVTVDRQCGSSQQAVHFAAQAVLSGTQDLVVAGGVQNMSQIPIAFASRRAADPLGLTEGPFLGSTGWRARYGNRPVNQFAGAEAIAAQWRIGRAEQEEFALRSHRRAVWAIDTGRFERETVPYGPVAVDEGPRRDTSLEKMAALKPVLDGGTISAACSSQTSDGAAALLLASERAVRDHGLRPRARVHHLSARGEDPIRMLSAPIPATAHALKKTGLTIDALDLVEINEAFAPVVLAWLKETGADPEKVNVNGGAIALGHPLGSTGARLMTTLLHELERTGGRYGLQTMCEGGGQANVTIIERL
- a CDS encoding nitronate monooxygenase, which produces METALTRLTGVRHPVVQTGMGWVAGPRLVSAAANAGALGILGSATMTPAQLRAAIREVRSRTGAPFGVNLRADAGDAAERVEILLAEGVRVASFALAPSRELIDRLKEAGVVVIPSVGARRHAEKVAAWGADAVIVQGGEGGGHTGEVATSVLLPQVVDAVRIPVVAAGGFFDGRGLVAALAYGAAGVAMGTRFLLTSDSTVPDPVKARYLAATVRDVTVTRAVDGLPHRMLRTDLVTALERSGRIRTLGHAVRRAAGFRRLSGLTWRQLVRDGLALRHGKELAWGQLLLAANTPVLLKSAMVDGRTDLGVMAAGQVTGLIEDLPSCAELVERIVKEAEEVLERLEGLTERAGGAGADGAGVDGRPANPGARRTRG